The Vanacampus margaritifer isolate UIUO_Vmar chromosome 15, RoL_Vmar_1.0, whole genome shotgun sequence genome contains the following window.
AACCGTGTTTGCACTGGTGGTTCAAGTCGCGTTTGGTTCCCGTTGGCCATTGATTAGGTCGGACGTCGCCGCAAGAACAGAGGAGGCTTCTGCAAACACTtttcttggtgtgtgtgtgtgagtcccCATCTACAGAGAGTGTGCGTAGTGGGTATGGATGAGTTGTTCATGTGGCCACAATAACACCCTCTGTCCAGGCGGGCCTGCACACCACGGGTCACTGACCAGCCAgcatcacacacaaacacacatgcatcCTCTCCGGGAAGTCTTCTCCTATTtggcgtgcatgcgtgtgtcaAATTGCAGTTTTGTATTGCAAGCTTCAGTTTTTCATCAACACTGGAATTAAGTGAAAAATTGGCAGAAGAAAGAAACGTCTTGGATGTGAGCAGGGCAGCTGCATCGAGGAGGAACGAGAGAGGCTTTTCAATTAATGGATGCAAGGAGAGAAGGTGGGGCTGGGGGGTGCAAACAGAGACAAGCCTGTGGTTTGAAGGAAGCGGTAGTGCtcccacatacattttttttccatttaacctttatttaaccaggaagCGTACCCACTGAGTAACAATAACTCTTCTCACAGGGAGTCCTGGCCAAGACAAGCGACAAACGGTTGCataacaattttacattttaaagagtAATATTGTAATACAGCCTGGTTCACTCCCCTGTCCTGTACTTTACAATgtcgtattagggccatgtataaatatcttcttcttttttttttttgagggcgGGGCAACATTCCGAGAataaaactcgcaaatttgccactttataaagtggcaaattttgcGAGTTTAGAAAGTGtcagatttgtgagaaaaaatgaataaatttgcaaaccccaaattttttatttgccactttataaagtggcaaatttatgatttttttttcctctcgcaaacttgccactttataaagtcgcaaatttgccactttagaaagtggcaaatttaatttttgggggttgcaaatttgagactttataaagttgcaaatttattcgttttttctcgcaaatctgacactttataaagtcgcaagtTAACGAGTTTTTActtacaaatttgccactttataaagtcgcacaTTTACGAttgttttctcgcaaatttgctacttttaagtcgcaaatttaagattttttctcacaaatttgccactttataaaggggcaaatatgagtttttttcttgtatacttgccactttatgaagttgcaaatgtacttttttttttgtcacaaatttaccactttataaagtcggaaatgtatgagttttttctcgcatatttgcaactttatgaagtcgcaaatttattatttttttctccccaatttgcgttttttttttttctgggaatattgcccccgccctccaaaaatgtttttttatacgtggccctaatatgccgttatacttttttttcctagttaaataaataaaaaaatctgctgtGTTTTTCCAGGCGACTTGTCACTTCCGGGCAGCAGCCATGTCGGGCTCCTACGACGACTCCATGATCGACGTCTCCAGCGACAGCTTCTGGGAGGTGAGGAGGCGCCCGAGACGGGACAGACGGTGCGCCACTGAATGCGAGACATGGCACCAAGCTGTGATTTTTCTCTGTTGTCTGTTGTCAAGGTGGGCAACTACAAGCGCACGGTGAAGCGCGTGGACGACGGCAACCGGCTGTGCAACGACCTCATGAGCTGCATCCACGAGCGGGCGCGCATCGAGAAGTCGTACGCGCAGCAGCTGACCGAGTGGGGCAAGCGGTGGAGGCAGCTCATCGAGAAAGGTCGGGTGGCaattagggaaaaaatatttttcaagaagTCCATCAAGAAAGGTTTCCTCTTAGTCAATTCTgttgagtaaattttactctaaacgagtctatttggtcccactcaaaatgGAGTAAAATTTGCACTTggaatcaagtaaaaaaaaaaaaaaagcttgaggaACCCGCAACTTCAatttgggagacagccaatctactccctgagccacgcagttcctgttatgtgttagtatatcgctcgtgtcagctagAATCCTCGTAGCTCCAAGAGTTAAGCAAACAGTAAGAGTGGCATAGCACAGGTGGTAAAGTGGCAAGCTGAAacttgtgagtttgttcctcaacccttgtgaaacttaaaaaaaaaaattttttaattaaactttcaaaatttacttagaattcctgagtgaaaaatctttaatattttttttcatccaattgGCAAATTCGCTCGTGTACTAAAATACTTtcagtaaaatttactctgaatattttactctcttccaaatgtaaattttactctatttatagtgggaccaaataaagtaaaattttaacTACGGAATTTTACTTTtagtatgtgtttttttgtggtcagaaGCATGGTTTTCATAATTaagaaaaactaatgaaatcaaatgtaatccgtttttttgttaatgaaaataaataaaaacaagagtgattaaaaaaaataactgacactacattttacatttatcaaACTAGCTAAAActatatagcaaaaatttaaaaagttttttttagtgtctgttaactcattgactcagccatttttactgaagcaaccccattcgctcctggctgttttactggatttggactgattttgcccACAGAACAttggtataaaaacatggaacctaccaaaagaaagattagagtctcttctttcatcggaaaaaaatgacatttctatctgtttccgttttgcatagccaagtttcatcattattcacaaatctgtttgtgGGGGAAAgcgctttttgcaacatggccctggctgatctcttatactttgctgccatctgctggcctttttgttgttgttgtaatgacTACTATTggtttaagcaacctcttcaggtcagaggctgcattaaagccttctctgtatgctctagcataaaaaaaaaacataaaacgtgtaaatgcgtctttggtagcaaatgagttaattactttCGCACATgagcttttgtttattttaaatgtgttcatttcAGTGGCACTGTGTAGCTGATCACCACTGTTCCTTTTTCTGTGACATATCAAACATCCATGTTACAAAAGAAACCTAAAATCAACAGTTGATACTCACAATATTGACATTGAAGGCAGCAAGAGGAGAAGTGGCAGTTAAGCAAGTTGAGGTCGGATTTGCATACAACCAAATGCAAAACTTTGGAACGTTTTTACAGAGGTAGCCGCTTTAATTTATGCGAGGACGGCAATATGGAATACTGGCGTTTGGAGTCCCAATCCCGCGTGACTGAAGTCCGGCTTTCCCCTGCACCAGGTCCCCAGTACGGCATGCTGGAGCGGGCGTGGTCGTCGCTGTGCACGGAGGCGGAGAAGGTGAGCGAGCTGCACATGGAGGTGAAGTCGGCGCTGATGGGCGAGGACTTCGAGAAGCTGAAGAACTGGCAGCGCGACGCCTACCACAAGCAGATGATCGGCGGCTTCAAGGAGACCAAGGAGGCCGACGATGGCTTCCGCAAGGCGCAGAAGCCCTGGGCCAAGAAACTCAAAGAGGTACGGAGCCCGGATGCGGCATACCAACACTAAGTCATCGATGACTAACTAACCAGTCTCAATGGTTCACGTGGTGACTATTGGGCTCACTGCATTTTTCTTGCCAAGTATCAACTAGACTAGCAAGGTGCAGCTGACAGGAAGTGCAGCACTCTGACAGCGGCAAAAAGTTCCCCCCGACGCTTTTGTTGCCTCCGAGCTGACATTCCTCTCTGCGCAGGCCTCATAtcctgtgtatgtgtgcgtgtgcgtgtgatgTCACCAGGGAGGAGGCGGGGACGTCCTGGCCCGGCTCTGAACAATAGAGATTTGTAGCCATGGAGATTTATTGAAAGAGTGGCAGAACGCCGGGAGGAAATGAGGATTATTAACAGCACTGCTAAATGACAGGCTGTCACTGGGGATGAGGCCCCCATTCGTAACATCACTACTTGTGGCTACATGTGGACGGCAAACCGCGTAGAATGCGATTTTAAAAACGCAAAGGCTACAATTTCGCTACCCGACTTTATGATTCGTGGTGATACGAAAGAGTTAATTGCATGTTTGGACATGAATTACATGTCttgaattaactctttgactgccagacgttttcagaaaaggtatgccgtgggtgccagccgattttaagcattttgacggatctttcaaggtccatagaaaattatgtgtttggactatggaaacacacatactaccaaatgaaagattggactctcacctttcatcagaaaaaaaagtttgtttctaccttattccgtttttcagtaatcaacaaaagaaaatggttagtttcacctctgttttgaaacaaacgtcttttaacgtctttggcactcctccataggattttactaaacgttatttaacgtttttggcagtcaaagagttaataatgaatCCCATTCCCTATCACCAGTTATTAGTATTAAGAGCCGACTTTCACtggagatagaccgatatgttttttttttcagggctgatacttattcagattattagtagtcaaggtggccgataaccgatatttgaagccgatattcactttcaataaaaaggggggaaaatattgccatcaaaaaattttttaaatacaaatgctaATCTTGACttgaatgtattattattttttaatcttagatAATAGAATTCATGttaaatgtctaaaaaaaatgttcagggagctcccaaggttatcagtacatcttaaaaagttaatggaaacttaaacaagtaattaccatagctctctatagttttctacagtgaatagttttttccaaaattaaattaaatttaaaaaatgacacccccactagtctaaatatggtattctggttaatattgtgttaatggaataggagttaagcagcaaaatccaacagttttgctcaatattagaaggcggccattttgccacttgatgtcgagtgaaaatgacatcacagttgcacaggtctcgggtaacaaccaatcgcagctcagcttcagaaaacaggtgagctctgattggtcgttgagtaactgtgatgtcatcttaatgGGGTAAAGGATAAAtatagctggattttgctttataactctattaatagtgaggtcacatataacatattattgtcaagagatgtttacggttgacttccactttaaataaatagttccctatgattaaaatgtattttagatttattggctgtcagatttaaaaaaaaaaaaaaaaaaaaacggctaatATTGCCCAATATTGACGCCAAACCTACCTTTCACAATCCAAGTAAACAGAACACCTCAAATTAATCCACTAAGTCAATTTCCCAGGTGGAGACCATAAAGAAGTCGTACCATTCCGCCTGCAAGGAGGAGAAGCTGGCGGCCAGCCGGGAGACCAACAGCAAGCTGGAGAGCAACAACAATCCCGAAGCGCAGAAGAAGCTCCAGGAGAAGGTGGAGAAGTGCCAGCAGGAAGCGCAGAAGGTACGAACGAGCGCCGAGCTCCATGACCCAAAGCCGTCCATAAACGACTCGATTCCTCCTTACCCAGACAAAGGAACGCTACGAGAAGTCCCTGGAGGAGCTGGACAAGCTGACGCCTCAGTACATGGAGAACATGGAGCAGGTGTTTGAGCAGTGGCAGCAGTTTGAAGACAAGCGCATTCGCTTTTTCAAGGAGCTCCTGCTGGAAGTCAAGCAGCACTTGGACCTCTCCACCAATCACAGGTCGGCGCTCCACCAGGCGGCCGCGCGGGCCAAAATGAAACTTAAcgtgctcctccgtaggttcCAGACAATCTACCAGACGATGGACGACACCATCGCCGCCACGGACGCAGAGGAGGACTTGAAATGGTTCCGGTCCAATCACGGCCCCGGCATGCCCATGAACTGGCCTCAGTTTGAGGTAACACGCTGTTAAATTTGGATGTTTGGCAGCAGGGAAGCAAATACTTGTAGAAATATCCAGAACCAATCGACCATCTCGATGATGGCGGCCTGCCTTCCCTCTCCTCCAGATTTTGGACTGGTCCCATGTTCGCTCCTTTAAGAGAAGGTCCATTGTAGTGAGTGCTCTTCATATCACGGCGGCCACGAAAAAGGGGGAGGAGCATGTTGGGATCCTTTCTCATTCACGCTAACGCTCCAACTCCTTCACGGCTTTCATTTGTCTTGAGGTGTGTTGAGCACGCGAGCTCACTCGCAATTGCACGGCTTGTCACACGATACCGCAGCTACGCCGCATGTGATCCTTTACGACAAGTCAAAAGGACAAACATCtggccaaaataaataaagctgcctgtGGGTTGCCACGCATCCAATTATCTGAACGCGTGAAGCTGCAACGGTCGTTTGAACGAGCACTGTCCCCCTTCGGTGACTTCTATCGGCTTTATTTGGGATGACGGCAGTGGGAAAGGGGCTACAGACTCTGGTGGCCAAagggttccttttttttttttttttttttttttttctccctctaaGCAGGTGAAGGATATGAAGGACATTACACTTGAAAGTAGTGACTCCCAACCACTGTACCATGGCATATTAGGagctagggatgttcaataccaattTGATctataccagtacaagtacagtAGTCAACTCGTCGagaagtcaccgataccaagcacTGACACCATTAGTAACTATTATacgtaaaatgaaataaaaatttaagaGAGACATATtgcataaaatgaatggctattttctctcatttttagttcctgatcataaaacgggcACAAGAGCGattaccgataccttaaaataaggctagtattggcaccgatactgATACATCCTTAGTCGTGCATTCCTGTTAGGAGCAGTAAGGGATTTTTCATTTAAGTTTTgatttcgttttttgttttataaatacaTTAAGTTTTAAGTAGTTTTTAGACCAGGTTttttgagtttaatttgtttttatttattttgggggaaatgctttgttttagttttttttgtattttagttttttttttccagtgcaaaATGTAAGATGTagtttaagttttcattttttgaaagcatttttattttatttcatgaaggaattttattttcaatttttgttttatatttagtaGTTAACTATAATACTGTTGGGAGCAGCACGataaattgaattgaagcatTAAATCATGACGCACAAACCGATCAGCAATAACGTTATTAATCTGCTCCATgaattaagacattacatgttGTATTtgatgtttatcagcattttttttaaaatatatttttctctaTGTATTTTAATTGACGTCAATTATAGCGGTTTTTGCTCTTCGTGGACCGGCCCATTCTCTATCCCCTGCAAATGGCGGCGGTtgactgtagagtaaatataaaaaaataaaaaattgaggcCCATCTTCTGATCGAATGAGTGGTGAGTGgttatctgttttgttttgtttttcaaactcatTGATCGGTGATCAGCTGAAAAAAATCTCAACTATTTCTCAGTTTttacaaagtgcaacattatttatgttattgctattttgctgtattaaagggagagaaaaaatagGTCACAAAATTGTTGGATTTTTGGGGAGGCTGGAATGGATTGATGGCATTTTAATTCATTGCAATAGGGGAAAAATGGTTGATGATTTTTCTACAGTCCGACATGTGCCTTGTCTCAACAGAGGTTGGGAAACACTACTTGATTACACACTCGTGCTCATCC
Protein-coding sequences here:
- the pacsin2 gene encoding protein kinase C and casein kinase substrate in neurons protein 2 isoform X6, whose translation is MSGSYDDSMIDVSSDSFWEVGNYKRTVKRVDDGNRLCNDLMSCIHERARIEKSYAQQLTEWGKRWRQLIEKGPQYGMLERAWSSLCTEAEKVSELHMEVKSALMGEDFEKLKNWQRDAYHKQMIGGFKETKEADDGFRKAQKPWAKKLKEVETIKKSYHSACKEEKLAASRETNSKLESNNNPEAQKKLQEKVEKCQQEAQKTKERYEKSLEELDKLTPQYMENMEQVFEQWQQFEDKRIRFFKELLLEVKQHLDLSTNHRFQTIYQTMDDTIAATDAEEDLKWFRSNHGPGMPMNWPQFEDWSIDLNRTLSRRGTKKSSEGVTLTGISQTGADQPVQPLRTNNSSVSSVERTPDWSDEDTTPNPFSANGDGNPFEDEPASPVVSVPVRALYDYEGQEQDELTFKAGDELTKIGEEDDQGWCKGRLKDGKMGLYPANYVEDIQ
- the pacsin2 gene encoding protein kinase C and casein kinase substrate in neurons protein 2 isoform X2 gives rise to the protein MSGSYDDSMIDVSSDSFWEVGNYKRTVKRVDDGNRLCNDLMSCIHERARIEKSYAQQLTEWGKRWRQLIEKGPQYGMLERAWSSLCTEAEKVSELHMEVKSALMGEDFEKLKNWQRDAYHKQMIGGFKETKEADDGFRKAQKPWAKKLKEVETIKKSYHSACKEEKLAASRETNSKLESNNNPEAQKKLQEKVEKCQQEAQKTKERYEKSLEELDKLTPQYMENMEQVFEQWQQFEDKRIRFFKELLLEVKQHLDLSTNHRFQTIYQTMDDTIAATDAEEDLKWFRSNHGPGMPMNWPQFEILDWSHVRSFKRRSIVDWSIDLNRTLSRRGTKKSSEGVTLTGISQTGADQPVQPLRTNNSSLTVPAKAAPAGSNPFDEDDDEDEEAREVQVEVVEQTPPALNHISGKKEEVKTVSSVERTPDWSDEDTTPNPFSANGDGNPFEDEPASPVVSVPVRALYDYEGQEQDELTFKAGDELTKIGEEDDQGWCKGRLKDGKMGLYPANYVEDIQ
- the pacsin2 gene encoding protein kinase C and casein kinase substrate in neurons protein 2 isoform X3 codes for the protein MSGSYDDSMIDVSSDSFWEVGNYKRTVKRVDDGNRLCNDLMSCIHERARIEKSYAQQLTEWGKRWRQLIEKGPQYGMLERAWSSLCTEAEKVSELHMEVKSALMGEDFEKLKNWQRDAYHKQMIGGFKETKEADDGFRKAQKPWAKKLKEVETIKKSYHSACKEEKLAASRETNSKLESNNNPEAQKKLQEKVEKCQQEAQKTKERYEKSLEELDKLTPQYMENMEQVFEQWQQFEDKRIRFFKELLLEVKQHLDLSTNHRFQTIYQTMDDTIAATDAEEDLKWFRSNHGPGMPMNWPQFEDWSIDLNRTLSRRGTKKSSEGVTLTGISQTGADQPVQPLRTNNSSIHSLTVSRNISLTVPAKAAPAGSNPFDEDDDEDEEAREVQVEVVEQTPPALNHISGKKEEVKTVSSVERTPDWSDEDTTPNPFSANGDGNPFEDEPASPVVSVPVRALYDYEGQEQDELTFKAGDELTKIGEEDDQGWCKGRLKDGKMGLYPANYVEDIQ
- the pacsin2 gene encoding protein kinase C and casein kinase substrate in neurons protein 2 isoform X4, with protein sequence MSGSYDDSMIDVSSDSFWEVGNYKRTVKRVDDGNRLCNDLMSCIHERARIEKSYAQQLTEWGKRWRQLIEKGPQYGMLERAWSSLCTEAEKVSELHMEVKSALMGEDFEKLKNWQRDAYHKQMIGGFKETKEADDGFRKAQKPWAKKLKEVETIKKSYHSACKEEKLAASRETNSKLESNNNPEAQKKLQEKVEKCQQEAQKTKERYEKSLEELDKLTPQYMENMEQVFEQWQQFEDKRIRFFKELLLEVKQHLDLSTNHRFQTIYQTMDDTIAATDAEEDLKWFRSNHGPGMPMNWPQFEDWSIDLNRTLSRRGTKKSSEGVTLTGISQTGADQPVQPLRTNNSSLTVPAKAAPAGSNPFDEDDDEDEEAREVQVEVVEQTPPALNHISGKKEEVKTVSSVERTPDWSDEDTTPNPFSANGDGNPFEDEPASPVVSVPVRALYDYEGQEQDELTFKAGDELTKIGEEDDQGWCKGRLKDGKMGLYPANYVEDIQ
- the pacsin2 gene encoding protein kinase C and casein kinase substrate in neurons protein 2 isoform X1, which gives rise to MSGSYDDSMIDVSSDSFWEVGNYKRTVKRVDDGNRLCNDLMSCIHERARIEKSYAQQLTEWGKRWRQLIEKGPQYGMLERAWSSLCTEAEKVSELHMEVKSALMGEDFEKLKNWQRDAYHKQMIGGFKETKEADDGFRKAQKPWAKKLKEVETIKKSYHSACKEEKLAASRETNSKLESNNNPEAQKKLQEKVEKCQQEAQKTKERYEKSLEELDKLTPQYMENMEQVFEQWQQFEDKRIRFFKELLLEVKQHLDLSTNHRFQTIYQTMDDTIAATDAEEDLKWFRSNHGPGMPMNWPQFEILDWSHVRSFKRRSIVDWSIDLNRTLSRRGTKKSSEGVTLTGISQTGADQPVQPLRTNNSSIHSLTVSRNISLTVPAKAAPAGSNPFDEDDDEDEEAREVQVEVVEQTPPALNHISGKKEEVKTVSSVERTPDWSDEDTTPNPFSANGDGNPFEDEPASPVVSVPVRALYDYEGQEQDELTFKAGDELTKIGEEDDQGWCKGRLKDGKMGLYPANYVEDIQ
- the pacsin2 gene encoding protein kinase C and casein kinase substrate in neurons protein 2 isoform X5, with protein sequence MSGSYDDSMIDVSSDSFWEVGNYKRTVKRVDDGNRLCNDLMSCIHERARIEKSYAQQLTEWGKRWRQLIEKGPQYGMLERAWSSLCTEAEKVSELHMEVKSALMGEDFEKLKNWQRDAYHKQMIGGFKETKEADDGFRKAQKPWAKKLKEVETIKKSYHSACKEEKLAASRETNSKLESNNNPEAQKKLQEKVEKCQQEAQKTKERYEKSLEELDKLTPQYMENMEQVFEQWQQFEDKRIRFFKELLLEVKQHLDLSTNHRFQTIYQTMDDTIAATDAEEDLKWFRSNHGPGMPMNWPQFEILDWSHVRSFKRRSIVDWSIDLNRTLSRRGTKKSSEGVTLTGISQTGADQPVQPLRTNNSSVSSVERTPDWSDEDTTPNPFSANGDGNPFEDEPASPVVSVPVRALYDYEGQEQDELTFKAGDELTKIGEEDDQGWCKGRLKDGKMGLYPANYVEDIQ